Below is a window of Saccharomonospora viridis DSM 43017 DNA.
CTGCTGCGGAAGCTCTCCCCTCGACTCGGCCTCCTGGCCGGGCTGGGGACGCTGGCGACCGCGGCGTTCTTCAGGGAGCCGCGACGCGTTCCGCCGCTCAGGGACGACCTGGTGCTGTCGGCCGCCGACGGCGTGGTGTCCCTGATCGAGGAGGCGAGCCCACCCGCCGAGCTCGGTCTGCCCGACCAGCCGCTGACCAGGGTCAGCGTGTTCCTCTCCGTCTTCGATGTGCACGTCCAGCGCATGCCCGTCCGGGGTACCGTCGAGAAAGTGGCCTATCGGCCCGGCAAGTTCCTTTCCGCGGACCTGGACAAGGCCAGCGAGGACAACGAACGCAATTCCGTGCTGCTACGCACCGCCAGCGGACAACGACTCGTCGTCGTGCAGATCGCGGGGCTTGTGGCGAGGCGTATCGTCTGCCAAGTCGGAGAGGGCGAGCACGTCGAGGCCGGTTCGACCTACGGCCTGATCCGGTTCGGCTCGCGCGTGGACACCTACCTGCCGCCCGGGAGCCGGGTGCTGGTCCGCGAGGGCCAGCGCACCATCGGGGGCGAGACCCCTCTCGCCGAGCTGGAAATCGCGAAGAAGGACTGAAGTACACATGTCCCGGACCACACCTGGAGTCCGTCTGCTACCCAACGCGGTCACCGTGTTGGCGTTGTGCGCGGGGTTGTCCGCCGTGCAGTTCGCCTTGAGCGGCGAGTACGGACTCGCGATCGGCGCCATCGGCCTCGCCGCGGTGCTCGACAGCCTGGACGGGCGGATCGCGCGCCTGCTCGACGCCACATCCAAGATGGGCGCGGAGCTCGACTCCTTGGCCGACTCGATCTCGTTCGGTGTGGCGCCGGCGCTCGTGTTGTACGTGTGGCTTCCGGATTCCGGCCGATTCGGCTGGGTTGCCGCACTGATCTTCGCGGTGTGCATGGTGTTGCGGCTGGCCCGGTTCAACACGTTGCTCGAGGACACCGAGCAGCCGCCTTACGCGAGTGAGTTCTTCATCGGGGTGCCCGCGCCCGCCGGGGGGCTCCTCGCGCTGTTGCCGGTCGTGGCCACGCTCGAGTTCGGCCAGGGCTGGTGGTCGAACGGACCGGTGGTCTGGGTGTGGACCGTGGCGATCGCGGCCCTGCTCATCAGCCGGATACCGACCCTGTCCTTGAAGAAACTCCGCGTTCCGGCCAAGGCCGCGGCCCCTCTGCTGGTCGCGGTGGGACTGATCGCCGCCGTGATCATCCAATACCCGCTGATCGTGCTGATGACCGTACTGCTGCTGTACCTGCTGCACCTGCCGTACGCGGTGCGCCGGTACCGGTGGCTGGCCAACCACCCGGAGGCGTGGGACGTGCCTCCGAAGGAACGCAGGGCCATCCGCCGCAACCGCACCCAGCGCCGTCTCGGACTGCGTAAGCCACAGTTCCGCAAGGTCGCCGGGGCGGCTCGACGTGCGGTGATGCGGCCTCGGGCCAACACCGCGCACGTGCCGAGGGTGTATCCGCCGGAGACGATCGTGCCCCCGCCGTCCCGTACCGACAGTCGTGGGCCGCGCAAACGTCATTGGCGCCGTCTCGGACTGCGGCAGAACAAGGATTGACACCCGTGGCGGTGAGTGACCTGTTTAGAGTGGTGGCGTGACATCACCACGGCTGTCGCTGACCGTTCGACACACCACATCCGCTCTCGATTCCCGACGCGGGGTCGTGCGGCTGCATCGTGAAGTGCTCGATGCGCTGGGGCTACGCGCGTGGGACGCCGTGCGGATCACGGGGGCGAGGGTCAGCGCGGCGGTGGCCGCCTGCGCGCCCGAGGGGTCGGCTCCCGGCGTGCTGTTGGCCGATGACGTGACGATGGCCAACCTCGGGGTCGCCGAAGGCGCCGAAGTGGTCGTGGAACCGTGTGAGGTCAGTGCCGCGCGCAGCGTCACCGTGGACGGCTCTCGGCTGGCTCGGATGTCGCTTTCCCCGCACACGTTGCGGATGGCGCTGCTGGGCAAGGTCTTCACGGTGGGGGACGCGGTGTCGTTGCTTCCCCAGGACCTCGCGCCACCGCCCGGGTCGGACGTCTCCGCGGCGCGCGGTGCGCTGTCCCGCGCCATCGGGGCGACCTGGACCACCGAGCTGCTCACGATCACGGCCACGGAACCGTCGGGACCGGTGGCGGTGGGTCAGTCGACCGTCGTGTCGTGGCGCGGTGAGGCCCCCGAGCCGGCACCCGTCCCGCAGGAGGAGCCACGGCGGCAGCCGGAGCGGGGCGTGGCGGAGCCCGGGGGGTCGAACGCCGTCGTCGGGTCGGACGAGACTCGGGAGGAACCACCTCCAGTCTCCGATCTCGTGGGGGCCGAGTCGGTGGCCCGACGGTTGACGGAATGGTTCGATCTCGCCTTCCGGCAACCCGAGCTGCTCGCCAAACTGGGCACGTCACCGAGGCTGGGTGTGCTGTTGTCCGGGCCGGAAGGCGTCGGCAAGGCCACGTTGGTGCGTTCCGTCGCGCATGCCGCCGATGTCGACGTGGTGTCGCTGGAGGCTCCCACGCTCGCGGTGTTGGAACCGGACGCGGCGGTGGCCCGGCTGTCGGACGCCATCTTCGGGGTGAGTGCCGAACGGC
It encodes the following:
- the pssA gene encoding CDP-diacylglycerol--serine O-phosphatidyltransferase, which translates into the protein MSRTTPGVRLLPNAVTVLALCAGLSAVQFALSGEYGLAIGAIGLAAVLDSLDGRIARLLDATSKMGAELDSLADSISFGVAPALVLYVWLPDSGRFGWVAALIFAVCMVLRLARFNTLLEDTEQPPYASEFFIGVPAPAGGLLALLPVVATLEFGQGWWSNGPVVWVWTVAIAALLISRIPTLSLKKLRVPAKAAAPLLVAVGLIAAVIIQYPLIVLMTVLLLYLLHLPYAVRRYRWLANHPEAWDVPPKERRAIRRNRTQRRLGLRKPQFRKVAGAARRAVMRPRANTAHVPRVYPPETIVPPPSRTDSRGPRKRHWRRLGLRQNKD
- a CDS encoding phosphatidylserine decarboxylase; this translates as MSANSLGHAARLIRETLPPIHPAGRPFIAGGVAATLLLRKLSPRLGLLAGLGTLATAAFFREPRRVPPLRDDLVLSAADGVVSLIEEASPPAELGLPDQPLTRVSVFLSVFDVHVQRMPVRGTVEKVAYRPGKFLSADLDKASEDNERNSVLLRTASGQRLVVVQIAGLVARRIVCQVGEGEHVEAGSTYGLIRFGSRVDTYLPPGSRVLVREGQRTIGGETPLAELEIAKKD